Proteins encoded together in one Portunus trituberculatus isolate SZX2019 chromosome 39, ASM1759143v1, whole genome shotgun sequence window:
- the LOC123515562 gene encoding putative nuclease HARBI1: protein MKVTITLWYLATGKMQLCSSDDFDTSQPTVSHAITQTLEALAQRDNFRRFINFPLTQQELQQKQKQFMQVAGFPGVVGVVDGTHIRIIAPREHEVEYVNRKRFHSINVQVVFYATYYRILDIVAKWPGSVNDASLQ from the coding sequence ATGAAGGTGACCATCACCTTATGGTACTTGGCCACAGGAAAGATGCAGTTGTGCAGTAGCGATGACTTCGACACATCACAGCCAACTGTTAGCCATGCTATCACCCAGACCCTTGAGGCCCTTGCACAACGAGACAATTTCCGGAGGTTCATCAATTTCCCCCTCACCCAGCAGGAACTTcagcagaaacaaaaacaattcaTGCAAGTTGCAGGGTTTCCTGGTGTCGTTGGTGTAGTCGATGGCACTCATATAAGAATTATAGCCCCAAGGGAACACGAAGTTGAATATGTAAACCGGAAACGGTTTCATAGCATCAATGTACAAGTTGTGTTTTATGCAACATACTACAGAATACTTGACATTGTTGCAAAGTGGCCTGGCTCTGTCAATGATGCCAGTCTTCAATGA
- the LOC123515521 gene encoding cleavage and polyadenylation specificity factor subunit 5-like, whose product MAAQKRGAGPTGWPKNSTPPSYGAKYNGNPSMALNRTISLYPLTNYTFGTKDALYERDPSVPARFQRMREEFDKIGMRRSVEAVLLVHEHGLPHVLLLQLGTTFFKLPGGELDTEEDEVEGLKRLLTETLGRQDGVKQEWVIEDIIGNWWRPNFEPPQYPYIPSHITKPKEHKKLFLVQLGEKALFAVPKNYKLVAAPLFELYDNSQGYGPIISSLPQALCRFNFTYM is encoded by the exons aTGGCGGCACAGAAGCGGGGAGCTGGACCCACGGGCTGGCCAAAAAACTCCACGCCACCCTCCTACGGCGCCAAGTACAACGGAAATCCATCCATGGCTCTCAACAGAACTATCAGTTT GTACCCACTCACAAACTACACATTTGGAACCAAGGATGCACTGTATGAGAGAGACCCCAGTGTGCCAGCAAGGTTCCAGCGAATGCGTGAAGAATTTGACAAGATTGGAATGAGGCGGAGTGTTGAGGCAGTGCTGCTGGTTCACGAACATGGACTGCCACACGTCCTGCTGCTGCAACTTGGCACAACATTCTTTAAACT GCCGGGTGGAGAGCTGGACACAGAAGAGGATGAAGTGGAGGGCCTCAAGCGACTACTGACAGAGACCCTTGGGCGGCAGGATGGGGTCAAGCAGGAGTGGGTCATTGAAGATATAATAGGGAACTGGTGGAGACCAAACTTTGAGCCTCCACAATACCCTTATATTCCCTCACACATCACCAAACCCAAGGAACATAAAAAGCTCTTCTTAGTCCAACTTGGAGAAAAGG CCCTGTTTGCAGTACCAAAAAATTATAAGCTTGTCGCTGCACCTTTATTTGAACTTTATGACAATTCACAAGGATATGGACCAATTATATCATCTCTACCACAAGCTCTTTGCAG